The Deinococcus malanensis DNA window CTCCGGCTGGGGATGCGGCATTCCGTCCGGCGCAGCAGTGTTTCGCGGCTGAGGTTGACATGTTGCCACTGCAGGGTCAACAGATCAGTCATGGTAAAGGCCAGGTCGTCGATCAGCAGCAGGGCAGCGCGTGCGTGTGCGTCGGCAGTCTGCGCGTGCACCAGCTGAAGTTCGGCGCGGGAGGGGAGAGGATCGGTCGCACTTTCGCGTGCATGCCGGGGCAGGCCATCAAGCGGGTTGACCGGTACCACACCCAGTTCCCGGAAGCGCTCGTACAGCCGCGAAAGACTGGTGGCCCGGGCGTTGTAGGTGTTGGGCTTAGCCGCGCCCTGTTCGTCACCGATGCGCCCTAATGGCTTGACCAGCCAGTCGTGGAAGTCTGCTGGGGGCCGGCTGAGATCGATGTTGTCGCTCCGCGCGTCCTCGAAGGTGGTTTTAAGGTTGCTGCGCAGTACCTTCTGTATTCCTGGCAATTGCACCAGCGGAAGCAGGGAGTCGAGCTGCTCGCTGGCGCTGATGCTGGGATGCCGAAGCAGCCGCAGGATCGTCACTGCACGTTCGTCGGTTGGATGAAGTCCTGTCACAGTCTAAGTATACGTACGAATGTACATATATGATAGTCCTGACCCCGTTGTAGAAGTGAAGAGAATGGTTTGAGTGCCATCCTGCTCCAGGTCGGTCTGGCGGCTTTCTCTGGCGCTCCACCCAATCTACGTTCAGCCCAGGGGCTTGTGCCGGTGCTGAAGCTATGCGACGGCGCTGTTTCGATGACCTGACCGATCTGTCGAGAGACTGGCAACGGCAGGCGGTAATTGCCACTCTTTTCGTTTCCGCATTTGTATAAAACCGATCTCGCAACTCGTCTGCCAGAATATTAGTCGCTAATATATAGGTACATTCGTGCGTATAAAAACGTACTCGGATTGGAGTGGCGGAGGTGGCCTTTACAGGAATTTAACAGGCCCTCTATAGCCTGCACAGCAGAGGTAACCCCTATGACCAAGAAACTGCCTATCACTCTTCTGACTGCCACCCTGTCTGTTGCCTCAGCACAGACCAACCACTCCGGGATGCACCATTCGACCGGCTCTGCCAAGCACCAGGATCTCAAATCGCTCAGCGGAAAGGCTTTTGACCGCGCATTTCTCAGCATGATGATTCCTCACCATCAGGCGGCAGTGGACATGAGCCGGGCCGTGTTGCCGGGAACCAAATCTGCTCAGGTCAGGACCTGGGCCAATGCCATCATCAAGGCCCAGAACACCGAGATCGCCCTGATGAAGGGCCTGCTGGCCAAGCATGCCGGCAGCGATAAAGCCATGGCCAGCCAGATGAACGAGATGATGGACAGCATGGTCAAGGATGTCCGCACGGCCGGCAACCGCGACCGGGCTTTCGTCAAGGGGATGATTCCTCACCACGCCAGCGCCATCGAAATGGCCAATCACGCCCTGAAAAAGTCCAGCAATCCCACGATCCTGAAACTCGCGCGCGACATTGTCCGCTCGCAGGCCAAGGAAATCAACGAGTTCAAGGCTTACCTCAAGTAAGGTAGGGCTGTGGCCCGAGTCCTGATCGTTGACGATGACCCGGCGATTCTGGAAATCCTGAGGGCCTATCTGGGGGCTGAGGGTCACGAGGTACTGGAGGCGCGTGACGGGCTGCAGGCACGGGGACTGCTCGTACGCGCCGACGTGGCGGTCCTGGACTGGATGCTCCCGGGTGTGCCCGGCACCACTTTGGCCCGTGAAGCGCGCGCCGCCGGGCTCGACCTGCCGATCCTGATGCTGACGGCCAGAGGCGAGGAGGCTGACAAACTCCGCGGGCTCGAAGATGGCGTGGACGACTACGTGGTCAAACCCTTCAGCCCCCGTGAGATCGTGGCGCGGGTGCGCGCCCTGCTGCGGCGGGTCGGTGTTCAGCAGGAAATCCGTTCCGACGGTCTGCACATGGACCTCAAGCGCCGCACCGTTCAGGTAGATGGAGTGGGCCTCGAACTCTCCCGCCTGGAATTCGACCTTCTGGCGGCCATGGCGCAGCATCCGGGCCTTGCCTGGACCCGTGAACGCCTGCTTGAACGCCTGTGGGGACCGGATTTTCCGGGGACCGAGCGGGTGGTGGACGTGCACATCACGGCCGTGCGCAAGAAACTGGGTGACGACCCGGAGCGCCCACGTTACATCGAAACAGTACGGGGAGTCGGCTACCGGTTCCGCGAAGGCGGGAGCTGAAACGGTGGGCTTTTTCATGCGCCTGCTGCTCTCGCACCTGATGGTGATTCTCCTGGCGGTGGCCGGTGTCTTCGTTTCTGTCGAACTGATTGCCCCGGGTTTCTACCGGGCCCACGTAGAAGAAATGGTCCAGACCCTGGGACCGGCCGGCGCTGGTCTGCGCGGTCACCTGGAACACGGACTCCGCTCGACCCTGACGCGCGCGCTGTGGGCCTCGCTGCCGCTCTCGGTGCTGGTGGCGGCCATAGCGGCGTATGTCTCGTCGCGGCGGGTCGTGGGCAGTGTGGAGACGCTGCGCCGCCGCAGCCGGGCACTGGCCCAGGGCGACTACCGGCAGCGGGTCCAGGCCACCGGCCGCGATGAACTGGCTGATCTGGCACACCACTTCAACGTGCTGGCCGCCGCCCTCGAGCGGGTGGAACAGGGCCGCACGGAGCTAATCGGCAACGTGGCCCACGAGCTGCGTGCGCCATTGACAGCGCTGCGGGGCTACGCCGACGCCATAGATGACCATGTTCTGCCCCCTGAGCATGCGGCGCGCGCCATCAGCCGCGAGGTAGCTGCCATGGAGAGGCTGGTGCGTGACCTGAGCCTGGTGTCAAGGGTAGAAGCCGGACAGATGGAGCTGCACCTCGAGCCTGTGCCCCTCGAAGCTCTGCTTCAGGCAGTCCGTGAACGGTTCACCCTGGCTTTCGAGGAAAAGGACGTGGACCTGCATATTCCTTCGGGAAACGAGGACCCGCCTCTACCTGACCTGCACGCGGACCAGGAGCGGACCCTCCAGGTTCTGACCAACATCCTGGGAAACGCCCTGCGCCATACCCCGCCGGGCGGTCAGGTCGG harbors:
- a CDS encoding response regulator transcription factor, encoding MARVLIVDDDPAILEILRAYLGAEGHEVLEARDGLQARGLLVRADVAVLDWMLPGVPGTTLAREARAAGLDLPILMLTARGEEADKLRGLEDGVDDYVVKPFSPREIVARVRALLRRVGVQQEIRSDGLHMDLKRRTVQVDGVGLELSRLEFDLLAAMAQHPGLAWTRERLLERLWGPDFPGTERVVDVHITAVRKKLGDDPERPRYIETVRGVGYRFREGGS
- a CDS encoding DUF305 domain-containing protein, whose amino-acid sequence is MTKKLPITLLTATLSVASAQTNHSGMHHSTGSAKHQDLKSLSGKAFDRAFLSMMIPHHQAAVDMSRAVLPGTKSAQVRTWANAIIKAQNTEIALMKGLLAKHAGSDKAMASQMNEMMDSMVKDVRTAGNRDRAFVKGMIPHHASAIEMANHALKKSSNPTILKLARDIVRSQAKEINEFKAYLK
- a CDS encoding sensor histidine kinase; translated protein: MGFFMRLLLSHLMVILLAVAGVFVSVELIAPGFYRAHVEEMVQTLGPAGAGLRGHLEHGLRSTLTRALWASLPLSVLVAAIAAYVSSRRVVGSVETLRRRSRALAQGDYRQRVQATGRDELADLAHHFNVLAAALERVEQGRTELIGNVAHELRAPLTALRGYADAIDDHVLPPEHAARAISREVAAMERLVRDLSLVSRVEAGQMELHLEPVPLEALLQAVRERFTLAFEEKDVDLHIPSGNEDPPLPDLHADQERTLQVLTNILGNALRHTPPGGQVGLEVRRLDTRAAITVSDTGPGIAANHLPRLFERFYRVDPARSRLEAGSGVGLTIARGLAEAMGGTLTAESRPGQGSAFTLTLPLHLP